The following DNA comes from Phytohabitans rumicis.
GAACGGCGCGAGGTACAGCTCGCGCAGCGCCCGCTCGCCCACCCGTACGTCCACAGTGAACCGGTCGGTCTCCGAGTCGTTGGCCACGAAGTGCTTCACGGTGGTGCCGACGCCCTGCTCCTGCACGCCGGTGACGTACGCCGCGCCGATCTCGCCGGTCAGCAGCGGGTCTTCCGAATAGCACTCGAAGTGCCGGCCGCCCAGCGGGCTGCGGTGCAGGTTGACCGTCGGCGCCAGCAGCACGTGTACGCCCTTGCGGCGCGCCTCCTGGCCGAGCAGCCGGCCGGCGGTGCGGGCCAGGTCAGGATCCCAGGTGGCCGCCAGCGCGGTCGGGCAGGGCAGCGCGACGGACGGGTCGTGGGGCCGCCAGCCGATGCCGCGTATGCCGACCGGCCCGTCCGACATGACCAGCGAGCGCAGACCGATCTCGGGGATCGCCGGGAGGGTCCAGAAGTCCTGGCCGGAGAGCAGCCTGACCTTGGTCTCGAGGTCGAGCGAGCGCAGCGCTGCTTCGATGTCGGCCATCGCCCGATCGTATCGTCAGGTCCGCAGGTAGGACGCTCCATTGAGATCAATGACCGTGCCGGAGGCCCACTCGGCGGCGGGCGAGGCCAGCCAGTGCACCGCGGCGGCGATCTCCTCCGGCCGCGCCACCCGGTTGAACGGGCTCTGCGCCCGGATCTCGTCGCCGCGCGCGGACTTGAGATGGTCGTTGGTCATGTCGGTCGCGACGTACCCGGGCGCCACCGTGGCGACCGCGATGCCGTACGGGCCGAGCGCCACGGCCAGCGACTGGCCCATGGCGTTGAGGCCGGCCTTGCTGGCGCCGTACGCGGGCTGGCCGGGCTCGCCGCGGAACGCGCCCCGGGAGGAGACGTTGATGATCCGCCCGCCGCCGCGTTCGCGCATGTGCCGTACGGCGCACCAGCAGGCGTTGGCCGGCCCGAGCAGGTTGGTGTCCAGCGTCCGGCGCCACTCGTGCTGCCACTGCTCGTACGACGTGTCGGTGATCGGGTGCGGCGTGTAGACGCCCGCGTTGTTGACCAGCACGTCGAGCCCGCCGAGCCGCTCGGCCGCCCCGTCCACCATCGCCCGTACGTCGTCGGGGTCGGCCAGGTCGGCCCGTACGACGGTGTGCCCGTCGCCGGGCAGCGAGTCGCGCAGTTCCTCGGCCAGCTGGGCGGAGTCCCGATGGTGGATCGCCACCCGGTCGCCACCCTCGGCGAACGCGGTCGCGATCGCCCGGCCGATCCCCCGGGACGCCCCGGTCACCAACACCGCTCGTCTCGTCATCCGGCCATCATGCCCGACAACGATCAAGGGGCGGCTCCCGGCGGGGACCGGAGCCGCCCCTTGACCCGTCAGCCGCCCAGGCTGGCCGCAGCCGAGGCGATCGCGGAGGCGAACGTGCTCACCTCGGTGTAGACGCCGGGGTAGCCGGCGCGCGCGCAGCCGTACCCCCAACTGGTGATGCCGACCTGGACCCACGCGTTGCTGGCGTCGCGGCGGAACATCGGGCCGCCGGAGTCGCCCTGGCAGGTGTCGGTGCCGCCGGACGCGTACCCGGCGCAGATCTCCTCGGCCACGATGACGTCGCCGCCGTACGACGTGTCGCAGCTCGAGTCGCTCACGAAGGGCACCTGCGCCTTCAGCAGGAACCGCTGCTGCCCGCCGCCCTCGACCGCGGCGCCCCAGCCGGCGATCGTGAACGTGCCGCTGTTGTACGCCGTCGTCGTCGCGGTCTTCAGCGTCGCCAGGGTGGTGACCGCGCTGGACAGCCGGATCAGCGCCCAGTCGCGCCCGTTGCCGTTGTAGCCGGGTGCCCGGTAGACGTAGTTGGAGCGCACCTGGATGCGGCTCGACGACTGGAGGTCGACCGCGCCGAGCGTCGCCGTGATGCTGGTGTTCGTGCCGGTGCTGCCCACGCAGTGCGCGGCGGTGAGCACCAGCCGCGGGCTGTAGAGCGCGCCGCCGCAGCCCATCGACAACCGGACCATGAACGGGAACTCGCCCAGCGCGGCCCGAGTGCCACCCACGATGTACGGCGTCGGGTCGGCCGCGGCGGGTGCGGCCGGTACGACCGCGGTGAAGCTGCCGACGGCCAGCGCGGTGGCGACCGCGCCGACGATTTTGCGCCAGCGAACCATGAGATCCTCCCCACGTTGTGCGCGCCTTATGGGCGCGATGCGGGGAGCGTATGGAGTCGCATTCAGCCATGGCAATGAGTCGATGCCATCCCAGCTACGTCATACCAAGTTGGCGCGGACCTCGTTGAGGTAGTGGGTGAACCGTTCGCGGTCGGCCGGGTCCAGTGTGCGCAGTGCGCGCTCGGTCAGCTGAGTGATCTCGGCGGTCATGATGTCCTTCAGCTCGCGCCCGCGGTCGGTGAGGCAGAGCCGGACCAGCCGGGCGTCCGAGGGGTGCGGCTCGCGGCGCAGGATCCCGGCGGCCTCCATGCGGGTCGCGGTGCGGGTCACGGTGGGCACGGCCAGCTCCAGCCGGCGCGCCAGCTCGCCCGGCGTGAGCCCGTCCTCCTCCCAGAGCTGGTGGAGGACGAACTGCTGGCCGGCGCGTACCCCGTGGCGGTTGTAGGCGGCCTCGGCGGCGGTCGTCATCGCCCGCTTGGCCGCCCAGAACGCGGCCTGGAACTCGCCACCCAACCTTGCCCCAAACTCGTTAGCCGACTAACGTATTTCATTGCACGGCTAACGATACTCGGAGGAGACGATCGTGCGCACCCTCATCACTGGGGCCACCGGACGGGTGGGCAGCCGTTACGCGCGCCACCAGCTCGACCTGCACCAGCAGGTGCGGGTGCTGGTCCGCGACGAGGAGCAGGTCGACCCGTGGTGGAACGGCGGCGCCGAGGTGGTCGTCGGCGACCTGCGCGACCCGGGCGTGGCGAAGCAGGCGGTGAACGGCGTCGACGCGGTGGTCCACCTCGCGGCCGCGTTCCGCGGCGTGCCGGACGACGAGGCGTACGCGGTCAACCGCGACGCCGCGGTCGCGCTGGCCCACGCCGGGCTCGACGCCGGGATCTCCCGCCTGGTCTTCGCCAGCACCAACCTCGTGTACGGCGCCGGGTGCGGCCGGCCCGCGCAGGAGGGGGACGAGCCGCGGCCCGCCGGGGCGTACCCGGAAAGCAAGGCCGCCGCCGAGGCCGAACTGCTGCGGCTGCACCGCGAGCACGGCCTGCCGGTCCGGATAGCCCGGCTGGCCTTCGTGTACGGCGACGCCGACCCGCGCCTGGCCGAGTCGCTGCGGTGGGCCCGCCGGTGGGCGCCGCACCGGCGGCTGCACCTGGTGCACCACGCCGACGTGGCCCAGGCGCTGGACCGGATCGGCACCGCCACGGGCGCCGACGGCCAGATCTTCAACGTCGCCGACGACGTGCCGGTCACCGCCCTGGAGCTGTTGCGCGCCAACCGGGAGGAGCCGGACGAGGGCGCCGCCGAGCGGGCCCTCGACGACCCGTGGGCCGGCATCGTCGACACCAGCCGGATCCGCACCGAGCTGGGCTACCGGCCGCTATTTCCGACGCTCCACGCCGCCCACGCCGCCGGCGCCCTCTGACATCACTACGATGGGTAGCCGTGACGACGTTCGACTGTCTCTTCTGCAAGATCGTGACCGGGGAGATCCCCGCGACGGTGGTCCGGGAAACCCCGACCACGCTCGCCTTCCGCGACATCGGGCCCAAGGCCGCGGTGCACATCCTCGTCATCCCCAAGGAGCACTACGTCGACGTCGCCACGCTGGCCCAGTCCGACGCCAAGCTCGCCGGTGAGGTGCTGGAGACCGCCGCCGTCGTGGCCGAGGCCGAGGGCCTGCTCGACGGCGGCTTCCGCGTCATCTTCAACACCGGCGAGTACGGCGGCCAGGAGGTCCTCCACGTGCACGCGCACCTCCTCGGCGGCGAGCCCCTGGGCCCCATGATCGCCCTCGCCTAGTAGAGGTGTTAGCAAGGGCACCTTGCTATGCAAAAAGCGTTAACAGGGTGCCCTTCCTTGCATCTGTAAGATCAGCTAGCTGTGAGCACGAAGCTGGCGCGGATGGCGCAGAAGGTCCAGGTCGACGCTCGGGTGCCGGCCCTGTCGGTGGCTCTGCACCGGGCCGACCGGCCGCTCTGGCAGCTCCACGTCGGGGCCGACAGCGACAGCCAGTTCCGGATCGGGTCGGTGACGAAGACGTTCACCGCCGTACTCGTGATGCAGGCCCGGGACGACGGCCTGCTCGACCTCGACGACCCGCTCGGGCGGCACCTGGACGTGCCGGCCCACGGTGAGCTGACCGTACGGCGGCTGCTCTCGCACACGTCCGGCATCCAGCGCGAGCCGTACGGCGACGTGTGGGACACGCTGCAGGCCCCGGACACCGAGCGCCTCATCGCCGAGCTGGTACGGGCCGAACGGGTGCTGCCGCCGGCCCGGCGCTACCACTACTCCAACCTCGGCCTGTCCCTGCTCGGGCACGCGGTGGGCCGGCTGCGCGGCGGTACGTGGGCGGAGGTGGTCGAGGACCGCATCCTGCGCCCGCTCGGCCTGTCCGGTACGACGGTGGAGCGTACCGAGCGGGCGGTGACCGGTTACCTCGTCGAGGCGTACTCGGATCATGCGAGGCCGGAGCCGTGGACCGACACCGGCGCGATCGCCCCGGCCGGTCAGCTCTGGAGCACCGCCGCGGACATGGCGCGGTGGGCGGCGTTCCTCAGCGACCCGGCGGCGCTCGACCCGGCCGGCGCGGTCCTCGCGCCGGCCTCCCTCGACGAGATGCGCTGGCCGCTCACGACCACCGACGAGACACTGTGGACGGCCGGGTTCGGGCTGGCCCTGATCCTGGTGCCGCAGGGCGAGCGGGTGATGCACGTCGGGCACGACGGCGCGATGCCGGGCTTCCTCGCGGGCGTGTACGGCCGGCGGGGCGGCGACGGCACGCCGGCGGCGATGGGCTGCGCGGTGCTCGGTTCGTCCGGCACCGCGGTCGAGGTCCTGGACCTGCCGCACAAGCTCCTGGCGGCGGCGGTCGAGGAGGACCCGGCCGACATCGCCCGGTGGACGCCCGGCGAGCCGGCGCCCGAGGCGTACCGGTCGGTGCTCGGCCGCTGGTGGAGCGAGGGCTTCGAGCACGTCTTCTCGTGGCGGGACGGCGCGTTGCAGGCCCGGTCGGCGCTGGATCAACCCGGCCGACCACCGGCGATCTTCCAGGCGGAAGAGGCGGACATCCTGCGCACCGCGTCCGGCCGGGAGGCCGGCGAGTTGCTGCGGCTGACCCGCGACGCCCAGGGCACCGTCGTGCGCATGCACTGGGCGACCTACCGGTTCACCCGCGACCAGCAGACCTTCGAGGGTACGTAGGGATGGAGTGCCGGGCGCCCGCAGGCGCCAGGGTGGGCGGCGCGTCGGGCACCGTCTCGCCGTCGATCAGCTCGGTCATCCGGCGGATCGTCGGGTCGCCCTCGTCCGCCACGTAGTCGGGCTCGCGGGTGCGGTCGGTGCCGTCCGTGATCCCGCCGAGCCGGAAGAGCGGCGTGAGCAGCGCGGCGACGAGCAGGTTGATGGCGAGGGCGACGACGCCGACATAGATCGTGCTCCGGGTGTCGATGCCGATGTTGCTCAGCGGCCAGGCCGAGCCGCCGAAGTGCTCCCGGATGATCGCACCCTCGCCGTTGCGCTGGGGGATCTGGTAGAGCATCGCCGCGCCGGTGGCGATGCCGGCGAAGATGCCGGCGATCAGCGCCCAGCGGTGCAGCCACGCGGTGAAGAGGCCGATCGCGATGGCCGGCAGCGTCTGCATGACGAACACGCCGCCGATCAGTTGCAGGTCGATCGCGAACTGGGTGTTGAGCATCAGGATGCAGATCACCGCGCCGAACTTCATGGCGAGCGAGGCGATCTTGCTGACCAGGGTCTCCTCGGCGGGTGACGCCTGCGGCCGGATGAACTCCTTGTAGACGTCACGGGTGAAGAGGTTGGCCGCCGCGATCGACATGATCGCGGCGGGGACCATCGCGCCCACCCCGATCGCCGCGAACGCCAGGCCCGCGCTCCAGTCCGGGAAGTTGGCGTCGAACCACAGCGGAACGACGGTGTTGCGGTCGCCGCCGATCGGCTGGATGTCGCTGAGGATCGCCGCGAAGCCGACCAGCATCAGCACGCCCAGCGTCAGCGTGTAGAGCGGCATGACGGCCAGGTTGCGCCGCAGCGTGGCCCGGTTGCGCGAGGCGAGCACGCCGGTGAGCGTGTGCGGGTAGAGGAACAGCGCGACCGCGGAGCCGAGCGCCAGCGTGACGTAGTTCAGCTCGGAGCCGGGCGCCAGCAGCAGCCCGTCGGTCGTGCTGGGCGACGCGGCGTACTTCGACTCGGCGACCCGGAAGACGGTCGTCCAGCCGCCCGAGTGCGAGGCAACGATCAGGAACGCGGCCAGCACCGTCCACAGCACCAGCGCGTCCTTGACGATGGAGATCAGTGCGGGCGCCCGCAGCCCGGAGTTGAAGGTGTAGAGCGCCAGCACGATGAACGCGGCGGTGAGCGGCCAGCCCTCCGGCAGCCCCATCACCTTGAAGACCGCCTCGATGCCGATGAGCTGCAGCGCGATGTACGGCATCGTGGCCAGGATGCCGGTGACCGCGATGAAGAGCGCGAGCGTCTTCGAGCCGAACCGGGCCCGCACGAACTCGGCGGGGGTGACGAACCCGTGCACGTGGCACACCGACCAGAAGCGCGCCAGCACCACGAAGAGCAGCGGGTAGACGATCACCAGGAACGGCATGGGGAAGAACCCGGACGCCCCCACGCCGAACACGAGCGTGGGCACCGCGACAAACGTGTACGCCGTGTAGACATCGCCGCTGAGCAGGAAGAACGTCACCCAGTTGCCGAACGCGCGACCGCCGAGACCCCACTCCTCCAGGGTGTGGATGTTGTCCGGCCGGCGCCATCGGGCCGCCGCGAAGCCCATGATCGTGACCAGGCCGAACATGGCCGCGAAGATCCAGAACTCGACCTGGTGGTCGGCGAAGGTCGGCATGTGGTTACCGCCGGTTCTTGGTGGCCACGTGCACGATGGCGATCGTTATCGCCGCGAGGAACGCGAAACCGAGCTGGCACCAGTAGAAGAACGGCAGCCCGAGCAGGCGTGGCTCCATCCGGTTGTAGATCGGCGGCAACAGCGGCAGGACGATCGGGACGAGGAGAAGCCAGTGCCAGCGGCTGGTGTCGGCCCGGCGGCGCGGGCGGGCTCGACCGGTGGCAGGTTTTCCGTAAACTGTCGTAACAGTGGGCTGCCATTCCCCGTCCGGGCGGCGTTGACCGTACATGCGTGCCTCCGAACGGGTGGAATGTCGTAAGTGACCAAGGTCACGGCGGCCATCCTCGATGCGCTTCGAGTTGCCACGGATCCCCCGTTCGACCCATCGGAGATCATCTAAACGTACGAAAGCTTTCCGTAACCCTTCACTGAGAGATCCGACAGTGGGGTGGAAATGGGCGCGATGGGGAGGGCGTTAAGCCGATACGATGGGAGCAGTTACGCACGTCGCGCCGCAGGGCGTGACCCTGAGACCGAGAGCAGGTGGCGTTGGCCCGCGGGCCGATCTATGACCACTACATCCCCAACCGGGCATACCCACGTGCAGACCAAGATCACGGTTCCTGACTCGCAGATCATGGTGAACCTGCTCGGTGCCGGGGATGAGATTCTCCGGCTGATCGAGCGTTCGCTGGCGAGTGACGTGCACGTGCGCGGCAACGAAATCACCATCACCGGTGCGCCGGCCGACAACGCGCTGGCCGAGCGCCTCTTCACCGAACTGCTCGAGCTGATCGAGAAGGGCGAAACACTGACCACCGACGCGGTACGGCGTACCGTCGGCATGCTCGAGCAGGGCACGGCCGAGCGGCCCGCCGAGGTCCTCACGCTCAACATCCTGTCCCGGCGCGGCCGGACCATCCGGCCCAAGACGCTGGGCCAGAAGCGCTACGTCGACTCGATCGACGGGCACACCATCGTCTTCGGCATCGGCCCCGCCGGTACCGGCAAGACGTACCTGGCCATGGCCAAGGCCGTCCAGGCGTTGCAGGCCAAGCAGGTCAACCGGATCATCCTGACCCGGCCGGCCGTCGAGGCGGGGAGCGGCTCGGCTTCCTGCCCGGCACGCTCTACGAGAAGATCGACCCCTACCTGCGGCCGCTGTACGACGCGCTGCACGACATGCTCGACCCCGAGTCGATCCCGCGCCTGATGCAGGCCGGCACGATCGAGGTAGCCCCGCTGGCGTACATGCGGGGGCGCACGCTCAACGACGCGTTCATCATCCTCGACGAGGCGCAGAACACGACGCCCGAGCAGATGAAGATGTTCCTGACCCGGCTCGGCTTCGGCTCCAAGATCGTGGTCACCGGTGACGTGACGCAGATCGACCTGCCGGGCGGCACGACCAGCGGTCTCAAGATCGTGCGGGAGATCCTGGACGGCGTCGAGGACGTGCACTTCGCTCAGCTCGGCAGCGCCGACGTCGTACGGCACAAGCTGGTCGGCGACATCGTCGACGCGTACGCGAAGTGGGACGAGGAGCGGGAGAGCCAAAGCGGCCAGGGCGTGCACGCCGTCCAGGGCCGCACCGCGCGGGCCGGCCGGCGCCGCTGAATCGGGAGAAGAGACACCTTGTCCATCGAGATCGCCAACGAGTCCGGCGTCGCCGTCGACACTGACGCCGTGCTGGCGGTGGCCCGGCACGCGCTCGACGAGATGGGTGTCAACCCGCTCGCCGAGCTGTCCGTCCTGCTCGTCGACGTCGACTACATGACCGAGCTCAACCACCGCTGGATGGGTAGCGACGGGCCGACCGACGTGCTCGCGTTCCCGATGGACGAGGGCAGCGTCGACCACGGTCCGGGCGAGGTCGGCGCCGGTGAGCCCGCGCTGCTCGGCGACATCGTGCTGTGCCCGGAGGTAGCGGCCAAGCAGGCGGCCACCGCCGGCCACTCGGCGGCCGACGAGCTGCACCTGCTGACCGTTCACGGCGCCCTGCACCTGCTCGGCTACGACCACGCCGAGCCGGAGGAGGAGCAGGAGATGTTCGCGCTGCAGGCCCGGCTGCTGTCCAGCTGGCGGGCCAACCGAGGACAGTGATGTCGATGCCGCTGGCGGCCGCAGCCTCCGGCGGGTTGCCGGACCTGCAACTGCTGTTCTCCGCCGCCGGGCTCGTCGTCCTGGCGGGCATCTTCGCGATGACCGACGCGGCGCTCACGGCCGTCTCGCCGGCCCGCGCCGCCGAGCTTGCCCGTGAGGGGGTACGCGGTGCGCGTGCGCTCCAGATCGTCGCGGCCGACGTCGTACGCCACCTCAATCTGCTCCTGCTGCTCCGGCTGCTCTGCGAGCTGACCGCCACCACGCTGGTCGCCCTGGTGGCCGTCGACACGTTCTCGGCCGGCTGGACGGCGGCGCTGGTCACCGCCGGCGCCATGACGGTGGTCAGCTTCGTGGTGGTCGGCGTCGGCCCGCGCACGATCGGGCGGCAGCACGCGTACGCCGTCGGCCGGGTCACCGCCCCGATGGTCCGCTGGCTGGGCCGGGCCCTCGGCCCGCTCGCCTCGCTGCTGATCCTGATCGGCAACGCGGTCACGCCGGGGCGCGGTTTCCGGGAGGGCCCGTTCGCCACCCAGATCGAGCTGCGCGAGCTGGTCGACCTCGCCGAGCAGCGCGGCGTCGTGGAGCACGGCGAGCGCCAGATGATCCACTCGGTGTTCGCGCTCGGCGAGACGATCGCCCGCGAGGTGATGGTGCCGCGCACCGAGATGGTGTGGATCGAGGCGGACAAGTCGCTGCGGCAAGGACTCGCGCTCTTCATGCGCTCCGGGTTCTCCCGCATCCCGGTGGTCGGGGAGAGCGTCGACGACGTGCTCGGCGTGCTCTACCTCAAGGACGTCGTCCGCCGTACGCAGAGCGGCGACCCGGCCGCCGACGCCACCCCGGTCGCCGAGCTGATGCGGGACGCCACCTTCGTACCGGAGTCGAAGCCGGTCGACGACCTGCTGTCCGAGATGCAGGCGGCCCGCACCCACCTGGTGATCGTGGTCGACGAGTACGGCGGCACCGGCGGCCTGGTGACGATCGAGGACATCCTGGAGGAGATCGTCGGGGAGATCACCGACGAGTACGACGTGGAGCGCCCGCCGATCGAGCGGCTGGGCGACGGCTCGGTACGCGTCACCGCCAGGCTGCCCGTCGAAGACCTGGGCGAGGTGTTCGGCGTGGAACTGCCCGACGACGAGGTGGAGACCGTGGGCGGCTTGCTCGCTCAGGCGCTGGGGCGCGTGCCCATCCCGGGCGCGGAGGCTACGGTAGGCGGGCTGCGCCTCGTCGCGGAGGGCACGACCGGCCGGCGCAACCGGATCGACTCGGTCCTGGTACGCCGCGTCGTCGTCAGCAAGGCGCCCGCCGAAGCACCCGAGCAAGAAAGGCAACCCGCCGATGCTTGAGCCGTCCGCAGCAGCCAGCAGAGCGCCCGTGGGGGCGGCTGCCGAGCTGGACGCCGAAGACTCCAAGCTGGTCGTGCTGGCGCGCGGCGCCCGCGCCCGGATCGGCGCGGTCGAGGGCGCGGCAGTGCGCGACCAGGACGGCCGCACGTACGCCGCCGCGAGCGTGGCGCTGCCCTCGTTGACGGTCACCGCGTTGCAGCTCGCCGTGGCCTCGGCCGTGGCCGCCGGCGCGACCCGCCTGGAGGCCGCCGTCGTGGTGACCGAGGCGTCCACCCTGGACGGTGCCGGCCACGCCGCCGTCCGCGACCTCTCGACCGACGCCCCCGTCCACGTAGCGGCTCCGGATGGCTCCGTGCTCGGCACGGTGACCCAGTGAAGGCGGGGTTCGCGTGTTTTGTGGGTAGGCCGAACGCCGGCAAGTCCACGCTGACCAACGCGATCGTGGGGCAGAAGATCGCGATCACGTCGAGCAAGCCGCAGACGACCCGGCACGTGATCCGGGCCGTGTTGCACAAGCCCGACGCCCAGCTCGTGCTCGTCGACACGCCGGGGCTGCACCGCCCGCGTACCCTGCTCGGCGAGCGCCTCAACGACCTGGTCCGGCAGACCTGGAGCGAGGTCGACGCGATCGGCCTCTGCGTCCCCGCCGACGAGGAGATCGGCCGCGGCGACCGGTTCATCACCGGCGAACTGGCCGAGCTCAAGGCCAGCGTCATCGCCGTGGTGACCAAGGCCGACCTGGTCGACAAGAAGCGGCTCGCCGAGCAGCTCCTCGCGGTCAGCCAGCTCGCCGAGTTCGCCGAGGTCGTACCGGTCAGCGCGGTGTCCGGGTACCAGCTGGACACGCTCGTCGACGTGATGACCAAGTACCTGCCGGAGTCGCCGCAGCTCTACCCGGACGACATGCTCACCGACGAGCCCGAGCACGTGCTGGTCGCCGAGCTGGTCCGGGAGGCGGCCCTCGAAGGCGTCCGCGACGAGCTGCCGCACTCCATCGCGGTGGTGGTCGAGGAGATGATCCGCGAGGGCTCGCTCACCAAGATCTACGCCGACATCTACGTGGAGCGGTCCAGCCAGAAGGCCATCGTGATCGGCCACAAGGCGAGCCGGCTCAAGGACGTCGGCACCCGCGCCCGCGCCGAGATCGAGGCCCTGCTCGGCTCCCGGATCTACCTCGACCTGCACGTACGGGTCGCGAAGGACTGGCAGCGCGACCCCAAGCAGCTGCGCAAGCTCGGCTTCTGACATGTCGCGGCTGCTGGTCACCGGAGCGGCCGGCCGGATCGGCGCACTGCTGCGACCCCAGCTCGTCCGCCCCGACCGGGAGCTGCGCCTGCTCGACCTGGCGCCGCAGCGACCGGCCGGGCCCGGCGAGATCGTGATCCAGGCCGACATCACCGACCCGGGCGCGATGGCCCGGGCGTGTGACGGCGCCGACGCGGTGCTCCACCTCGCCGCCTATCCGGGCGAGCAGACCTGGGCGGAACTGCAACGGGTCAATGTGGACGGTACGCGTACCCTCCTCGAAGCCGCCCGCGGCGCCGGCGTGCCGCGCGTCATCCTGGCCTCGTCGATGCACGCCGCGGGCTTCCACCCGCGCACCGATGGCCCGCTGCCGGCCGCGGTGCCGGCCCGCCCGGACACCTACTACGGCTGGAGCAAGGCGGCGGCGGAGGCGCTGGGCACCCTCTACGCCGACCGATTCGGCATGACGGTCTTCGCGGTCCGGATCGGTGCCTGCTTCCCCACCCCGCTCTACACCGACCTGCTGCACTGCTGGCTTGCCCCCGACGACTGCGTCCGCCTCGTCGAGGCGTGCCTCGCCGCCGACACCGCAGGCTTCCGCCTGCTGTGGGGGATAAGCCGCAACACTCGCCGCTGGTGGTCGCTGTCCGAGGGCGAAGAGATCGGCTATCACCCGCAGCTTGACAGCGAGGAGTACGCCCAGCGCCTGGGCCCGGCGCCGGAGAGGCAATCGTCGGGCGGCGACCGACTCGGCGGCTACTTCTGCTTCCTCCCGCTCGGCGAGCCCTACTGAGATGCAAGGAAGGGCCCCCTACTAACGTTTTTTGCATAGGAAGGGGCCCTTCCTAACACTCAGACTTCGCGGAGGGTGATGTCGCCGCTGCCCGTTTCCAGGTCGAGCAGGTAGGTGCCGGTCGGCGAGTTGGGCACGCCGAGCATCTTCTCGCCCGAGCCGGTGCGCGCGTCCACCCGGTACGAGCCGGCCGGCACCGTGATGTCCACGTTGCCGCTGCCGGTGTGCGTACGGACGCCGCCCGCCTTCGTCAGTTCGAGCGTCACGTCGCCGGATCCGGTGCGCAGGGTGCTGGACGTGCCGCCCACCCCGCGCGCCTCGATGCCGCCCGAGCCGGTCCGCGCGTCCAGGTCGCCGGCGACGTCCGCGACCGTCACGTCGCCCGAGCCGGTGTGCACCTTCACGGATCCGGACGCACCGACGACGCCGATGTGTCCCGAACCCAGCTGGAGGTCCACCGTGGACACCCCGTTGAGCGAGATGTCGCCGGAGCCGTTTTCGCCGCGGACGGCCACCCCCTTGGGCGCCACGATCTCGTAGTCGATCGAGCAGCCGCGGCCGCACTCGGTGCCGATCTGCAGCACGGTCCCGTTGAGGTGGTACTGCGCGTTCGGCTCGCCCTCCTCGCCCCGGTAGCGGACGACCCGCTTGATGTCGACCTTGTCGGTGTCGCTGGTGCGCACCGTGACGTTGCCGGAGCCTGGATCGATGAGGATCTCCTTGATGGCGACGTTTTCGGTGTCGGAGTAGTCGAGCCGGCTCTGGCCGACCTCCTCGCAGCCGACCAATGCCAGGGCGCCGACCGCGCCGATCACGACCAGCAACTTCCGGGGAACCATGACTTGCACGCTACGGGCGCGGACCCCGGCGACACATCCGGGTTGGTCACCGAGACGACCCTGAGAGCGGGTAAGGGACAATGTGCGGGTGCCCGGATACCGCCGCCCGCTCTACCGCGACGACGCGGTGGTGCTGCGCGTCCAGAAGCTGGGCGAGT
Coding sequences within:
- the ybeY gene encoding rRNA maturation RNase YbeY, with product MSIEIANESGVAVDTDAVLAVARHALDEMGVNPLAELSVLLVDVDYMTELNHRWMGSDGPTDVLAFPMDEGSVDHGPGEVGAGEPALLGDIVLCPEVAAKQAATAGHSAADELHLLTVHGALHLLGYDHAEPEEEQEMFALQARLLSSWRANRGQ
- a CDS encoding hemolysin family protein, which translates into the protein MAGQPRTVMSMPLAAAASGGLPDLQLLFSAAGLVVLAGIFAMTDAALTAVSPARAAELAREGVRGARALQIVAADVVRHLNLLLLLRLLCELTATTLVALVAVDTFSAGWTAALVTAGAMTVVSFVVVGVGPRTIGRQHAYAVGRVTAPMVRWLGRALGPLASLLILIGNAVTPGRGFREGPFATQIELRELVDLAEQRGVVEHGERQMIHSVFALGETIAREVMVPRTEMVWIEADKSLRQGLALFMRSGFSRIPVVGESVDDVLGVLYLKDVVRRTQSGDPAADATPVAELMRDATFVPESKPVDDLLSEMQAARTHLVIVVDEYGGTGGLVTIEDILEEIVGEITDEYDVERPPIERLGDGSVRVTARLPVEDLGEVFGVELPDDEVETVGGLLAQALGRVPIPGAEATVGGLRLVAEGTTGRRNRIDSVLVRRVVVSKAPAEAPEQERQPADA
- the era gene encoding GTPase Era; protein product: MKAGFACFVGRPNAGKSTLTNAIVGQKIAITSSKPQTTRHVIRAVLHKPDAQLVLVDTPGLHRPRTLLGERLNDLVRQTWSEVDAIGLCVPADEEIGRGDRFITGELAELKASVIAVVTKADLVDKKRLAEQLLAVSQLAEFAEVVPVSAVSGYQLDTLVDVMTKYLPESPQLYPDDMLTDEPEHVLVAELVREAALEGVRDELPHSIAVVVEEMIREGSLTKIYADIYVERSSQKAIVIGHKASRLKDVGTRARAEIEALLGSRIYLDLHVRVAKDWQRDPKQLRKLGF
- a CDS encoding cytidine deaminase, which translates into the protein MLEPSAAASRAPVGAAAELDAEDSKLVVLARGARARIGAVEGAAVRDQDGRTYAAASVALPSLTVTALQLAVASAVAAGATRLEAAVVVTEASTLDGAGHAAVRDLSTDAPVHVAAPDGSVLGTVTQ
- a CDS encoding NAD-dependent epimerase/dehydratase family protein; protein product: MSRLLVTGAAGRIGALLRPQLVRPDRELRLLDLAPQRPAGPGEIVIQADITDPGAMARACDGADAVLHLAAYPGEQTWAELQRVNVDGTRTLLEAARGAGVPRVILASSMHAAGFHPRTDGPLPAAVPARPDTYYGWSKAAAEALGTLYADRFGMTVFAVRIGACFPTPLYTDLLHCWLAPDDCVRLVEACLAADTAGFRLLWGISRNTRRWWSLSEGEEIGYHPQLDSEEYAQRLGPAPERQSSGGDRLGGYFCFLPLGEPY
- a CDS encoding DUF3311 domain-containing protein, producing MYGQRRPDGEWQPTVTTVYGKPATGRARPRRRADTSRWHWLLLVPIVLPLLPPIYNRMEPRLLGLPFFYWCQLGFAFLAAITIAIVHVATKNRR
- a CDS encoding DUF4097 family beta strand repeat-containing protein; its protein translation is MVPRKLLVVIGAVGALALVGCEEVGQSRLDYSDTENVAIKEILIDPGSGNVTVRTSDTDKVDIKRVVRYRGEEGEPNAQYHLNGTVLQIGTECGRGCSIDYEIVAPKGVAVRGENGSGDISLNGVSTVDLQLGSGHIGVVGASGSVKVHTGSGDVTVADVAGDLDARTGSGGIEARGVGGTSSTLRTGSGDVTLELTKAGGVRTHTGSGNVDITVPAGSYRVDARTGSGEKMLGVPNSPTGTYLLDLETGSGDITLREV